In Aureibaculum algae, the following are encoded in one genomic region:
- a CDS encoding DNA/RNA non-specific endonuclease has protein sequence MKRKALVYPIVILLLGLVMYLFIPKNDTIDTDVNPVAVSGFNYLPTSTTNTIVNHQYYSLSYNENYEQAEWVAYELTNDHLSGSNRKRPYFIQDKKVKTQSADYRNYKKSGYTKGHLCPAGDRKFSKTAFDETFLTSNISPQKADFNGGVWNRLEQKTRYWASKDKQLFVVTGGVLSKNLKTIGHEKVAVPTHFYKILLDYSEPKIKAIAFLVPHEASKKPLYTFVVSIDHLEKLTNIDFFPALPDDLETKLEASSSYKDWSFN, from the coding sequence TTGAAAAGAAAAGCCCTTGTTTATCCTATTGTAATACTCTTATTGGGTTTAGTGATGTATCTTTTTATTCCAAAGAATGATACCATAGATACTGATGTAAACCCAGTAGCAGTTTCAGGTTTTAATTACTTACCTACATCAACTACAAATACAATAGTTAACCATCAATATTACAGTCTTTCGTACAATGAAAATTATGAGCAGGCAGAATGGGTTGCGTATGAATTAACAAATGACCATCTTTCAGGTTCAAATAGAAAACGCCCATATTTCATTCAAGATAAAAAAGTTAAAACACAGTCAGCAGATTACAGAAATTATAAAAAATCAGGGTATACCAAAGGTCATTTATGTCCTGCCGGAGATAGGAAATTTTCTAAGACTGCTTTTGATGAAACTTTTTTAACATCGAACATTTCTCCTCAAAAAGCTGATTTTAACGGAGGAGTATGGAATAGATTAGAGCAAAAAACACGTTATTGGGCTAGTAAAGACAAACAATTATTTGTGGTTACCGGTGGTGTGTTGTCAAAAAACTTAAAAACTATTGGACACGAAAAAGTTGCAGTTCCAACTCACTTTTATAAAATTCTACTGGATTATTCTGAACCTAAGATTAAGGCCATTGCATTTTTAGTACCACATGAAGCGTCAAAAAAACCACTCTATACTTTTGTAGTATCAATAGATCATCTTGAAAAATTGACAAATATTGATTTTTTCCCAGCATTACCAGATGATTTAGAAACCAAATTAGAAGCTAGCTCTAGTTACAAAGATTGGAGTTTCAATTAA
- a CDS encoding conjugal transfer protein TraK, with protein MKTPYKNIYTILKLNRFIVLTVVIGAVLTCIVSVLMVMKLHKETVNNAFVVNTDGSVIPLKLVSQQENLKVEVLAQLELFHTYFYNIDASNYEKNLEKALWLGNSSVDALYRQKKADGVYNRLLQYSLVQKVLNIESKVDIQNEPYKFETKTIFEINRGSITDTYELTTTGNLMHVDRNFPNNTHGLLITNFFESSLRKVPNGQ; from the coding sequence ATGAAGACACCTTATAAAAATATATATACCATTTTAAAGCTCAACCGCTTTATTGTATTGACCGTAGTTATTGGAGCTGTGCTTACCTGCATTGTTTCCGTACTAATGGTTATGAAATTGCACAAAGAAACGGTAAACAATGCTTTTGTGGTCAATACCGATGGCAGTGTTATTCCCTTAAAACTGGTTTCCCAACAAGAAAATTTAAAAGTAGAAGTCTTGGCACAATTGGAGTTGTTCCATACCTATTTCTACAACATAGATGCAAGCAATTACGAGAAGAACTTGGAAAAAGCTTTGTGGTTGGGCAATAGTTCTGTAGATGCTTTGTACCGACAGAAAAAAGCAGATGGAGTCTATAACCGCTTACTGCAATACTCTTTGGTTCAAAAAGTATTGAATATCGAATCCAAAGTTGATATTCAAAACGAACCCTACAAGTTTGAAACTAAAACCATTTTTGAAATCAATCGAGGATCGATAACCGACACTTATGAGTTGACCACCACTGGAAATTTGATGCATGTGGATAGGAACTTTCCAAACAATACGCACGGATTGCTGATTACCAACTTTTTTGAAAGCTCATTACGAAAAGTCCCTAATGGACAATAA
- the traM gene encoding conjugative transposon protein TraM: MKVEKNKIVFAAMLVCILLFIGGYAMLILGEDEEPTIENNQIPVPKLEDDQKEYDSKLDALNDLKEVRETNAPSIYDERLLDSSGVYDPDLLNKKKMQMVDSIYQQGQIRYSERTFENINPRYTSPKPIKKKEKDTTDSMEEEETDVEAKERALEHQLFFASHPIKNNDLNARDTDEFIYVRVDGTQTVKTNYRLQMRLLKDTIIYGQNYPKNTPIYGFVNFKPNRAIIAIENINHQPVKLKAFDLQDGSEGIYVENSFSAEVINEVVGDMVDDINIAGVPQISGFKKIFQRNHKNVKVTITDNYKLILRIPKTKFQGKPMMGN, from the coding sequence ATGAAAGTAGAAAAAAATAAAATAGTATTTGCCGCTATGTTGGTCTGCATCCTGCTTTTTATAGGTGGTTATGCCATGCTCATATTAGGAGAAGACGAAGAACCAACGATAGAGAACAACCAGATTCCTGTACCGAAACTGGAAGACGACCAAAAGGAATACGATTCCAAATTGGATGCTTTGAACGATTTAAAGGAAGTTAGAGAGACTAATGCTCCAAGTATTTATGATGAACGTCTGTTGGATTCCTCCGGTGTATATGACCCTGATTTATTGAACAAGAAAAAAATGCAGATGGTGGATAGTATCTACCAACAAGGGCAGATTCGATATTCAGAAAGAACGTTTGAGAATATCAATCCCAGATATACTTCTCCGAAACCAATTAAAAAGAAGGAAAAAGATACAACGGATAGTATGGAAGAAGAAGAAACGGATGTGGAAGCCAAAGAACGCGCTTTAGAACATCAGCTCTTTTTTGCTTCCCATCCTATAAAAAATAACGATTTGAATGCACGAGATACGGATGAGTTTATATATGTGCGGGTGGATGGTACGCAAACGGTAAAGACCAATTATCGTTTACAGATGCGGTTGCTAAAAGATACGATCATTTATGGACAAAACTATCCTAAAAATACACCCATTTATGGATTTGTAAATTTTAAGCCCAATCGGGCAATAATTGCGATTGAAAATATCAATCATCAGCCTGTAAAGCTAAAAGCTTTTGATCTTCAAGATGGTAGCGAGGGTATTTATGTGGAGAACAGTTTTAGCGCAGAAGTTATCAATGAAGTCGTTGGAGATATGGTAGATGACATCAATATTGCAGGTGTACCACAGATAAGTGGTTTCAAAAAGATTTTTCAACGTAACCATAAAAATGTTAAGGTTACGATAACCGATAACTACAAACTTATTTTAAGAATTCCTAAAACCAAATTCCAAGGAAAGCCCATGATGGGCAATTAA
- a CDS encoding site-specific integrase, with product MSASAKLVLRKKPNSKGLYPLAIRITKNRQSTFKHVGHYIDNEDWDEKKLEVKKSHQNAADLNNLLSSKLSEARKGLIALQTTDKDASARQIKTEIYRPTSNLTFFDYADEHLQALEAEKKINRHSTDSAWISYIVKFSKSRQLTFQEIDERFLRKFKIYLKGASALSETTSMNVMVLIRLLYNRSIKDKVVSKELYPFGIGKFKIKFPETLKIGLNHQEMKKLERIDNLSDVERHSLNVWLYSFYFAGMRVSDVLFTRWSQIYDGRLHYRMGKNSKLLSLLIPDKVAKILEHYVFEKSCDDDFIFPEMRKADLTNARDVYNKTKTATKKFNKNLKSVMKKAGISKKVTMHIARHTFGNIAGDSIHPLMLQKLYRHSDLKTTINYQSNFIHKEADEALNRVLNF from the coding sequence ATGTCTGCAAGTGCAAAATTAGTTCTACGTAAAAAGCCCAACAGTAAAGGGCTTTATCCTCTTGCTATACGTATTACCAAAAATCGACAGTCAACTTTCAAACATGTTGGTCATTATATTGATAATGAGGATTGGGACGAAAAAAAACTTGAAGTCAAAAAGTCACATCAAAATGCAGCTGACTTGAATAACCTGTTGTCCTCTAAACTATCAGAAGCTAGAAAAGGTTTAATTGCACTTCAAACTACAGACAAAGACGCATCTGCTCGACAAATCAAAACCGAAATATACAGACCCACCTCTAATTTGACGTTTTTTGATTATGCCGATGAGCACCTTCAAGCTTTGGAAGCTGAAAAGAAAATCAATAGGCATTCCACCGATTCTGCTTGGATTAGCTATATTGTCAAGTTCAGTAAATCTCGGCAACTTACCTTCCAAGAAATTGATGAAAGGTTTCTAAGAAAATTCAAAATTTACCTGAAAGGAGCATCAGCACTATCTGAAACTACCTCTATGAACGTAATGGTTTTGATTCGGTTATTATACAATCGCTCCATTAAAGATAAAGTTGTAAGTAAAGAATTATATCCCTTTGGAATTGGTAAGTTTAAAATCAAATTTCCAGAAACGTTAAAGATTGGATTGAACCATCAAGAGATGAAGAAACTTGAAAGAATTGATAATCTTTCTGATGTTGAAAGACATTCCTTGAATGTATGGCTTTACAGTTTCTACTTTGCCGGGATGCGTGTTTCGGATGTTCTATTTACTCGCTGGTCACAAATATATGATGGTCGCCTACACTATAGAATGGGTAAAAACTCCAAATTATTGTCTTTATTAATCCCCGATAAAGTTGCCAAGATTCTAGAGCATTATGTCTTTGAAAAATCTTGTGATGATGATTTTATTTTTCCAGAGATGCGAAAAGCTGACCTTACCAATGCTAGAGATGTTTACAACAAAACAAAAACGGCTACAAAAAAGTTCAATAAAAACTTAAAGTCCGTTATGAAAAAAGCAGGAATCAGCAAAAAAGTCACGATGCACATTGCAAGACATACCTTCGGAAATATTGCAGGAGACTCTATACACCCCTTAATGCTTCAGAAGCTTTATCGCCACAGTGACTTAAAAACAACCATAAACTATCAATCCAATTTTATTCATAAAGAAGCTGATGAAGCTTTAAACAGGGTTCTCAATTTCTAA
- a CDS encoding acyl-CoA thioesterase, with translation MNFKYTFKTRWSDFDPNRHLRHTAYNDYAAESRVRYLNEHNFGMDRFQKENIGPILFKEETTFYREVNLGEDITIELFLEGLSENGERFKFLHKIYREDGVLAAEIIVLGAWLDLTKRKLIQPPADMVKTFKELTKSENFEEIPLKSKS, from the coding sequence ATGAATTTTAAATACACTTTCAAAACACGTTGGTCAGATTTTGACCCAAACAGACATTTACGCCATACGGCTTATAACGATTATGCCGCAGAAAGTAGGGTTCGCTATTTAAACGAACACAACTTTGGCATGGATAGGTTTCAAAAAGAAAATATCGGTCCCATATTATTTAAGGAAGAAACTACTTTTTATAGAGAAGTAAATTTAGGGGAAGACATCACGATTGAATTATTTTTAGAAGGATTATCTGAAAATGGAGAACGATTTAAATTCTTACATAAAATATATAGAGAAGACGGTGTACTAGCTGCTGAAATTATCGTTCTGGGTGCTTGGTTAGATTTAACCAAACGAAAACTAATACAACCACCTGCAGATATGGTAAAAACTTTTAAAGAACTTACAAAATCGGAAAATTTTGAAGAAATCCCTTTAAAAAGTAAATCATAG
- a CDS encoding conjugal transfer protein, which produces MKNRIKKATVTAALLLLVSAAGIAQGAPVYDNTNFISLAKQLFESAKQTSQLLQTVEFLQEQKENINKVNHVIRQLKAVRQLVRNNQRLYAIIQDDLREILHSPFIKPDEVTRISDSFTAILENSLESLDYIDQILSSDNLKMTDAERASVLKEKEVQSQEMVAEIEAKTRRYQEIISFREMQHKINNRETNY; this is translated from the coding sequence ATGAAAAACAGAATTAAAAAAGCAACAGTAACCGCAGCACTGCTACTATTGGTGAGTGCCGCTGGCATCGCGCAAGGAGCACCAGTATATGATAACACCAATTTTATCAGTTTGGCAAAGCAACTATTTGAATCCGCTAAACAAACTTCACAGCTCTTACAAACCGTTGAATTCTTACAAGAACAAAAGGAGAATATCAATAAGGTTAACCATGTGATCCGACAATTGAAAGCTGTTCGGCAATTGGTAAGAAACAACCAACGACTCTATGCTATCATTCAAGACGATTTAAGAGAAATTCTCCATTCTCCTTTTATCAAACCTGATGAAGTTACACGGATATCCGATTCCTTTACTGCAATTTTAGAAAACTCCTTAGAGAGCTTGGACTATATCGATCAAATATTATCTAGCGATAACTTGAAAATGACCGATGCCGAACGTGCCTCAGTCCTAAAAGAAAAAGAAGTACAATCCCAAGAAATGGTCGCAGAAATTGAGGCAAAGACAAGACGCTATCAGGAGATTATCTCTTTTCGTGAGATGCAACATAAAATCAATAACCGAGAAACCAATTACTAA